Proteins from one Ricinus communis isolate WT05 ecotype wild-type chromosome 9, ASM1957865v1, whole genome shotgun sequence genomic window:
- the LOC8278747 gene encoding uncharacterized protein LOC8278747, with the protein MMDGIMKGVGGGGGGGGGGGGRVGIGEEDMGDGMQCSDHPYRNNPGGICAFCLQEKLGKLVSSSFPLPIRASSSSSSSPSFRSDIGSGVVGVGVVGASNGVSVGPAASLSLAVHSTSTKGRNDGGNNSRYQEYYTRRARIPFLLAKKKKKIMVASSDRDIVFKRSKSTATPGRRNHHHFLDASTDDGDEDFTSPRRRGGFWSFLYLSASSSKSITTTATKKTSDKVSSLIVTTTPATTATTTANGSMMRPKDKCLGTSLSKKSDIVAVEDDDSPNSQATASASSFERKVSRSRSVGCGSRSFSGDFFERISTGFGDCTLRRVESQREGKPKGPGAASHMKERVKCGGIFGGFMITSSSSSSSSSSYWVSSSAEEHHMNGKSTHGVAAAAGAGGPLAHGRSRSWGWAFASPMRAFSKPSSKDGKRDIIREASNKNTTPNLSAIPSLLAVRG; encoded by the coding sequence ATGATGGATGGCATCATGAAAGGAGTTGGTGGCGGTGGTGGTGGAGGCGGCGGCGGTGGTGGAAGAGTTGGAATAGGTGAAGAAGATATGGGTGATGGTATGCAGTGTAGTGACCATCCTTATAGAAATAACCCAGGTGGAATCTGCGCTTTTTGTCTTCAAGAGAAGCTTGGAaagcttgtttcttcttcttttcctttaccTATTCGTGCTTCGTCTTCCtcatcttcttctccttcttttaGATCTGATATTGGTAGTGGTGTTGTGGGTGTTGGTGTTGTTGGCGCCAGCAATGGTGTTAGTGTTGGTCCTGCTGCTTCACTTTCACTCGCTGTGCACTCCACGTCGACAAAAGGTAGAAATGATGGTGGCAATAATAGTCGCTATCAAGAATACTACACAAGGAGGGCCAggattccttttcttttggctaaaaagaagaagaaaatcatGGTTGCATCATCAGATCGTGATATTGTtttcaaaagaagcaaatccACAGCAACTCCTGGAAGAAGAAACCATCATCATTTCTTGGATGCTTCCACTGATGATGGTGATGAAGATTTTACCAGTCCACGAAGAAGAGGTGGGTTCTGGTCATTTCTTTATCTCTCTGCTTCCAGCTCCAAGTCTATCACAACTACTGCTACCAAGAAAACATCAGACAAGGTATCATCATTGATAGTTACAACAACACCAGCAACCACAGCCACAACAACAGCGAACGGGTCCATGATGAGGCCAAAAGACAAGTGTTTGGGCACTTCTTTGTCCAAGAAATCAGACATTGTTGCAGTGGAAGATGATGATAGTCCTAATAGTCAAGCAACTGCCTCTGCTTCatcttttgaaagaaaagtGTCAAGATCCAGATCTGTAGGGTGTGGAAGCCGGAGCTTTTCTGGTGATTTCTTTGAAAGAATCTCAACTGGGTTTGGAGATTGCACTCTTAGAAGAGTGGAATCACAAAGAGAAGGCAAACCAAAAGGACCTGGAGCCGCCTCTCACATGAAAGAAAGAGTCAAATGTGGTGGAATCTTTGGTGGGTTCATGATaacttcttcatcttcatcttcttcatcatcatcttatTGGGTTTCATCCTCAGCAGAAGAGCATCACATGAATGGGAAATCAACACACGGTGTTGCAGCAGCAGCAGGAGCAGGTGGGCCATTAGCTCATGGTAGGAGTAGAAGCTGGGGTTGGGCTTTTGCTAGTCCTATGAGAGCTTTCAGCAAACCTTCTTCAAAAGATGGAAAGAGGGACATTATAAGAGAAGCATCCAATAAAAACACTACGCCAAACTTATCTGCTATTCCTTCATTGTTAGCTGTGAGAGGCTGA
- the LOC8278746 gene encoding late embryogenesis abundant protein Lea5 isoform X1, whose product MARSHSYVKLLVDTLSLPIFLRRGYSATAHEAASARGGFRSGLVGKVEQRAAIKEDSGACSAWAPDPVTGYYRPANRAAEIDPAELRETLLNHRVRPH is encoded by the exons ATGGCTCGCTCTCACTCCTACGTTAAGCTTCTTGTTGACACGCTTTCGCTTCCTATCTTCCT CAGGAGAGGCTATTCGGCGACTGCACATGAGGCTGCATCAGCGAGGGGAGGGTTCAGGAGTGGTTTGGTGGGGAAAGTGGAACAAAGGGCCGCGATAAAAGAAGATTCAGGGGCCTGCTCTGCTTGGGCCCCGGACCCAGTCACGGGATACTATAGGCCAGCTAATCGTGCGGCGGAGATTGACCCGGCTGAGCTTCGTGAAACGCTATTAAATCACAGGGTTAGGCCGCACTGA
- the LOC8278746 gene encoding late embryogenesis abundant protein Lea5 isoform X2 — protein sequence MARSHSYVKLLVDTLSLPIFLRGYSATAHEAASARGGFRSGLVGKVEQRAAIKEDSGACSAWAPDPVTGYYRPANRAAEIDPAELRETLLNHRVRPH from the exons ATGGCTCGCTCTCACTCCTACGTTAAGCTTCTTGTTGACACGCTTTCGCTTCCTATCTTCCT GAGAGGCTATTCGGCGACTGCACATGAGGCTGCATCAGCGAGGGGAGGGTTCAGGAGTGGTTTGGTGGGGAAAGTGGAACAAAGGGCCGCGATAAAAGAAGATTCAGGGGCCTGCTCTGCTTGGGCCCCGGACCCAGTCACGGGATACTATAGGCCAGCTAATCGTGCGGCGGAGATTGACCCGGCTGAGCTTCGTGAAACGCTATTAAATCACAGGGTTAGGCCGCACTGA